The proteins below come from a single Prolixibacter sp. NT017 genomic window:
- a CDS encoding HU family DNA-binding protein: MSILYSKIQRINPQHPEDESQWYISPHRVGRKSEKEIAEALTKNTTLSKGEAMLVLYELQSVVIDSLLDGYTVQIGDWGSFQLTVSCKGSPSKTECTTDKIKSVNIRFRPGKEMKEALTKASFRSL; this comes from the coding sequence ATGTCTATCTTATATTCGAAAATACAACGCATCAACCCACAACATCCTGAAGATGAATCCCAATGGTATATTTCCCCGCACCGGGTAGGAAGAAAGAGCGAAAAAGAGATAGCCGAAGCCCTTACCAAAAACACCACCTTAAGCAAAGGTGAAGCCATGCTGGTTTTGTACGAATTGCAATCGGTTGTTATCGACTCGTTGCTGGATGGCTATACCGTCCAGATCGGCGACTGGGGGTCGTTCCAGCTAACCGTCAGCTGCAAGGGGTCCCCTAGCAAAACGGAATGTACGACTGATAAAATCAAATCGGTCAACATCCGGTTTCGTCCCGGAAAGGAAATGAAAGAGGCCTTAACAAAAGCATCTTTCAGATCCTTGTAG
- a CDS encoding pentapeptide repeat-containing protein, which yields METKMIGNKIAEARKKLNISQAQLAEQLFISAQAVGKWERGESMPDIVTLNRLAAILGVDLNYFSESFHAGETGTVTGDSSHETSSDEPEKKLSWDMSRGNWVDADFSGLKNLHEKFSGSNMQRCMFISSDLSGLLLKGNHVVGCDFSGSDFSNSNIKNSYLNNDKLKDCSLQEAEFSGSHVNGCDFSGADFTGVKMKSCDFSKNTLTDAVWNRTSFMGTQLTDITFEGAIEDCYFENCAFKKVTFQNSTITNTFFKNRSLKRIRFVDCQVDQITYAFLKNGKADVSGITLLTT from the coding sequence ATGGAAACAAAGATGATTGGCAACAAGATTGCCGAAGCAAGAAAGAAACTAAACATTTCGCAAGCGCAACTTGCCGAACAACTGTTTATCAGTGCACAGGCGGTTGGGAAATGGGAACGCGGAGAATCGATGCCCGACATTGTTACGCTGAACCGCCTGGCAGCAATTCTGGGTGTCGACCTGAATTACTTTTCAGAAAGCTTCCATGCGGGAGAAACGGGAACCGTAACGGGAGATTCATCGCACGAAACCTCATCTGATGAGCCGGAGAAAAAGCTTAGCTGGGATATGTCACGAGGGAATTGGGTGGACGCCGACTTCTCCGGCTTGAAGAATCTGCACGAGAAATTCAGTGGCTCCAACATGCAGCGCTGTATGTTTATCAGTTCCGATTTGTCGGGACTTCTCCTGAAAGGCAATCATGTGGTTGGTTGTGATTTCTCCGGTTCCGACTTTAGCAACAGCAACATTAAGAACTCCTATTTGAACAACGATAAATTAAAGGACTGTTCCCTGCAGGAAGCAGAGTTTTCAGGAAGCCATGTCAACGGCTGCGATTTCTCTGGTGCCGATTTTACCGGGGTGAAAATGAAATCCTGCGATTTCTCGAAAAATACATTGACCGATGCCGTGTGGAACCGCACCTCTTTCATGGGTACTCAGCTTACCGATATCACATTCGAGGGAGCCATAGAGGATTGCTATTTCGAAAACTGTGCGTTTAAAAAGGTGACCTTTCAGAATTCAACCATTACCAACACGTTCTTTAAGAACAGAAGTCTGAAGCGGATCCGGTTTGTCGACTGCCAGGTCGACCAGATTACCTACGCATTCCTGAAAAACGGGAAAGCAGATGTAAGCGGTATTACATTGTTAACAACATAA
- a CDS encoding VOC family protein: MKLRVARHTNDFTPLIEFYCGALGLEQLGKFSNHDGYDGIFLGKEGEDWHLEFTKSDVAPNHHPDDDDLLVFYIEAEQEYNELNQRIQSKGFQPMKPANPYWKANGTTYVDPDGFHVVISIRK, translated from the coding sequence ATGAAACTACGCGTAGCCCGGCACACGAACGATTTTACACCGCTCATCGAATTTTACTGCGGAGCCCTGGGATTGGAACAATTGGGGAAATTTAGTAATCACGACGGATATGACGGCATCTTCCTGGGAAAGGAGGGAGAAGACTGGCATCTGGAATTCACGAAATCAGATGTGGCGCCCAACCATCATCCCGACGATGATGATTTGCTGGTATTTTATATTGAAGCGGAGCAAGAATACAATGAACTCAATCAACGAATCCAAAGCAAAGGTTTTCAACCGATGAAACCGGCCAATCCTTATTGGAAAGCAAACGGAACCACCTACGTCGATCCCGATGGTTTTCACGTTGTGATATCCATCCGGAAGTAA
- a CDS encoding class I SAM-dependent methyltransferase, whose amino-acid sequence MPQLYTTLARVYHEMYRHIFDYDEEFRFYDDLLRKNHCKKILEVGCGSGMLARRFLNNGYDYIGLDVAGEMLAIAREEIQQDVLVQSDMRDLRFSNEFDAVLITGRSLAYVTDNKGIMDTLTGIQNALKKNGLFVFGIFEANGIFDNFGDFEQTIELPNKTIQRINKLEKNLATGWTWNWHARYLIESEGKVTEYDDTTILRAFTKDEILLFLKLAGFDVLEILEENKAMTLITQKSENVLH is encoded by the coding sequence ATGCCCCAACTATATACCACATTGGCCCGGGTGTATCACGAGATGTACCGGCACATCTTCGATTACGATGAGGAGTTTCGCTTTTACGACGACCTCTTGCGGAAGAACCATTGTAAAAAGATTCTCGAGGTAGGATGTGGTTCAGGCATGTTGGCCCGCCGGTTCCTGAACAATGGATACGATTATATCGGATTGGATGTCGCCGGGGAAATGCTGGCCATCGCCCGGGAGGAAATACAACAGGACGTGTTAGTTCAAAGCGATATGCGCGATCTTCGTTTCAGTAACGAGTTTGATGCCGTGCTCATCACAGGTCGTTCGCTGGCCTATGTCACCGACAACAAGGGAATCATGGACACTCTTACCGGAATTCAAAACGCACTGAAAAAAAATGGGCTGTTTGTCTTCGGTATCTTCGAAGCCAATGGCATCTTTGACAACTTCGGCGATTTCGAGCAAACCATCGAGTTGCCAAACAAAACGATTCAGCGAATCAACAAGCTCGAAAAGAACCTCGCAACCGGCTGGACCTGGAACTGGCACGCCCGGTACCTCATCGAGAGCGAAGGAAAAGTCACCGAATACGACGATACAACCATCTTACGGGCTTTCACCAAAGACGAAATCCTGCTCTTCCTGAAACTCGCCGGTTTCGATGTGCTGGAGATACTGGAGGAGAACAAAGCGATGACACTTATCACGCAAAAGTCAGAGAATGTTCTTCATTAA
- a CDS encoding rubrerythrin family protein, whose product MKKMRIVLVLAITGLIAFTGCNQPKPVKTIENLKAGIIGETTASKKYEAFAQKAKEEGHDAIAMLFSAASNAEAVHAANHTRVLESLGEKMGDFTPEFEVKTTAENLQAAIDGESYEVSTMYPQFLADAKAEKVQKAEQSFTWALDTEKKHNDFYSNALSALNAESESGLPTGYAVCPVCGNTYDMANVDDKCAFCMTDKSKFINFD is encoded by the coding sequence ATGAAAAAAATGCGTATCGTTTTAGTATTGGCTATTACAGGTTTGATAGCTTTTACGGGGTGTAATCAACCCAAACCGGTTAAAACAATAGAAAACCTCAAAGCAGGTATAATTGGTGAAACAACTGCCAGCAAAAAGTACGAAGCCTTTGCTCAGAAAGCAAAGGAAGAAGGCCACGATGCCATTGCGATGCTTTTTAGTGCCGCATCAAACGCGGAAGCAGTACATGCAGCCAATCATACCAGGGTTTTGGAATCATTAGGCGAAAAAATGGGTGATTTTACACCTGAATTTGAAGTGAAAACAACGGCAGAGAACTTGCAGGCAGCGATAGATGGTGAGTCGTATGAAGTCTCCACAATGTATCCTCAATTTCTGGCAGATGCAAAAGCCGAAAAAGTTCAGAAAGCGGAACAGTCGTTTACCTGGGCGTTGGACACGGAAAAGAAACACAATGATTTTTATTCCAATGCACTGAGCGCTTTAAACGCGGAATCGGAAAGCGGTTTGCCTACGGGGTACGCTGTTTGTCCTGTTTGTGGTAACACATACGATATGGCAAATGTGGATGATAAATGTGCCTTCTGTATGACAGACAAGTCAAAATTTATCAATTTCGACTAA
- a CDS encoding DUF2231 domain-containing protein, with the protein MISLSHIHPMLVHFPIALVLIGFVADSASLVFKKEACLSKTGFYLLIAGTLSAVFALLAGVLFTADMSGSAGEVKATHELFAWITLGLLFLTSIIRIFLVVKKREHSDLKWLAFALYGLAAISVGITGFFGGTLVYSYMMPL; encoded by the coding sequence ATGATTTCACTAAGCCATATTCATCCGATGTTAGTTCATTTTCCAATCGCATTAGTTTTGATTGGATTCGTCGCCGATTCTGCCTCGTTAGTTTTTAAGAAAGAAGCATGTTTATCAAAGACCGGTTTTTACCTGCTAATCGCTGGTACACTTTCGGCCGTTTTTGCACTGCTGGCCGGTGTTTTATTTACCGCCGATATGTCAGGCTCAGCAGGAGAAGTTAAGGCAACCCACGAGTTGTTTGCCTGGATAACGTTGGGTTTATTATTTCTTACTTCCATTATTCGGATTTTTCTTGTTGTTAAGAAAAGAGAACATTCAGACTTAAAATGGCTTGCCTTTGCGCTTTACGGACTTGCTGCCATTTCAGTCGGTATAACAGGTTTCTTTGGCGGAACGCTGGTTTATAGCTATATGATGCCCCTTTGA
- a CDS encoding ion transporter produces the protein MHLFRYKLREIIEDNSRIEGKIFDYVIQSLILLSLVSFSVDTLPGNPDTLNVALRIIEVVCVVVFSIEYVLRIYVAQKPFKYIFSFYGLIDLIAILPFYISRTIDLRSLRIFRVFRIFRALKLIRYNRALRRFHIAFRIIREELILFAILSAIMIFLSASGIYFFENKAQPELFRSIFHSLWWAVVTLTTVGYGDVYPVTVGGKIFTFFVLVVGIGIVTVPAGLVASGLSKARQIEQEETGKKKA, from the coding sequence GTGCATTTATTTAGATACAAACTAAGAGAGATAATCGAAGACAATAGTAGAATTGAGGGGAAGATTTTCGACTATGTGATACAGTCACTTATTCTGTTATCACTTGTCTCTTTTTCTGTCGATACATTACCCGGTAATCCGGATACGTTGAATGTAGCGCTCCGGATTATCGAGGTGGTGTGTGTTGTCGTCTTCAGCATTGAATATGTGTTACGAATTTATGTAGCGCAAAAACCTTTTAAATACATATTCAGTTTCTATGGCTTGATTGACCTGATTGCCATACTTCCTTTCTATATCAGCCGAACCATTGATTTGCGTTCTTTAAGGATATTTAGGGTGTTCCGGATTTTCCGGGCTTTAAAGTTGATACGGTACAATCGGGCATTGAGGCGATTTCATATTGCTTTTCGCATTATCCGGGAGGAACTGATACTCTTTGCCATCCTGTCTGCGATTATGATTTTCCTGTCGGCATCTGGCATCTACTTCTTTGAGAACAAAGCCCAGCCCGAACTGTTCCGTTCCATCTTTCATAGTCTTTGGTGGGCCGTCGTAACTCTGACGACAGTGGGATATGGAGATGTTTATCCTGTCACTGTAGGCGGCAAGATATTCACTTTCTTCGTCTTGGTGGTCGGGATTGGTATTGTCACCGTACCTGCCGGTTTGGTGGCTTCGGGATTATCGAAAGCGAGACAAATAGAGCAGGAGGAAACGGGAAAGAAGAAAGCATAG
- a CDS encoding DUF4339 domain-containing protein gives MKEWYYIADGDRFGPFSLDELKGKIGETTKVWKQGLTKWEKAVLVPELAFFFRDTPPPVPEDDRRISRETKAFRYIHAGISSGWIFLSMLVVEIILQMLDLDDTRFYGLVLFLSLMALVRLLTGMKKYLSLLLEIRKPAVNINWIIVTSIPIYILMAYERGRVIDDTLYSYGILVVVLAFILNGYHYLRLAQKLSLQKRVGVTAFRNFAYLQFFYSILVFMVVIVALFLMIFTDSAVLSSPLTLREGLTVLFIEMLPYLFLQYGLMKVKRNYFVHQPAY, from the coding sequence ATGAAAGAGTGGTATTACATAGCTGACGGCGATCGGTTCGGACCGTTTAGCCTGGATGAACTGAAAGGAAAGATTGGTGAAACGACGAAGGTCTGGAAACAGGGGCTGACCAAATGGGAAAAGGCAGTGCTCGTGCCGGAGCTGGCTTTTTTTTTCCGCGACACCCCACCGCCGGTTCCCGAAGATGATCGGCGGATTAGCCGGGAGACCAAAGCCTTCCGCTACATTCATGCGGGCATTTCATCGGGCTGGATATTCCTCTCAATGCTGGTGGTCGAAATCATTCTGCAGATGCTCGATTTGGACGATACCCGTTTCTACGGCCTCGTGCTGTTTCTGAGCCTGATGGCGCTCGTCCGGTTATTGACCGGCATGAAGAAATACCTCTCGCTGCTTCTCGAAATCAGGAAGCCGGCTGTCAATATCAACTGGATCATCGTGACCTCCATTCCCATATACATCCTGATGGCTTACGAGCGGGGACGCGTTATCGACGATACGCTGTATAGTTATGGTATCCTGGTAGTGGTACTGGCTTTCATCCTGAACGGCTATCATTATCTCCGGCTGGCCCAGAAGCTGAGTCTACAAAAAAGGGTAGGAGTGACCGCCTTCCGGAACTTTGCCTACCTGCAGTTCTTCTATAGCATCCTGGTGTTCATGGTCGTTATTGTGGCTCTGTTTCTCATGATTTTTACAGACAGCGCCGTACTCAGTTCGCCGTTAACCCTGCGTGAAGGCCTCACCGTACTGTTCATCGAAATGCTGCCGTACCTTTTCCTGCAGTACGGTTTAATGAAGGTGAAGCGGAACTACTTCGTGCACCAACCGGCATATTAG
- a CDS encoding GIN domain-containing protein, with product MKRPALIITALIMPILLLVSCERDSVRISGEGPVVTKTITVPEFTGIDLAGAANIIITQGATQTVEVSAQQNIIDRLETNVSGGIWTVKLEDGNYTNYDLTILITIPIISSLLVSGSGNIEVNDFTGQDDLELTITQTITGSGAVTNTN from the coding sequence ATGAAACGACCTGCACTTATCATTACGGCCCTGATAATGCCCATACTGTTGCTGGTTTCCTGTGAGCGCGACAGTGTCCGGATTTCGGGCGAAGGACCAGTGGTCACCAAAACCATTACGGTTCCTGAATTCACCGGCATCGATTTGGCCGGGGCAGCCAACATCATTATCACGCAGGGAGCAACACAAACAGTGGAGGTATCGGCCCAGCAGAATATCATCGACCGGTTGGAGACGAACGTGTCAGGAGGTATCTGGACCGTAAAGCTCGAAGACGGGAATTACACCAACTACGATTTAACGATTCTCATTACCATACCCATCATCAGCAGTTTGCTGGTCAGTGGTTCGGGAAACATCGAAGTGAACGATTTCACCGGCCAGGATGATTTGGAGCTCACCATTACACAAACGATTACCGGTTCGGGAGCCGTGACGAATACGAATTGA
- a CDS encoding VOC family protein, producing the protein MTIVNPYLTFGGNCEEAFNHYKAVFGGEFAYVGRFKDMPPQDGVEIPEADQNKIMHISLPLSQDNILMGSDTGGWAPELKVGNNFSLSVSAESKEQADRLFLALSKGGNVTMPMAPTFWGDYFGMCTDAFGINWMISFNENPQE; encoded by the coding sequence ATGACAATTGTAAATCCCTATCTAACTTTCGGAGGAAACTGCGAGGAGGCTTTTAACCATTACAAAGCTGTTTTTGGCGGCGAGTTTGCCTATGTTGGACGTTTCAAAGACATGCCACCGCAGGATGGTGTGGAAATCCCGGAAGCCGATCAGAACAAAATCATGCATATCTCTTTGCCGCTCAGTCAGGACAATATCCTGATGGGCAGTGATACCGGCGGTTGGGCTCCCGAGCTGAAAGTCGGTAACAATTTCTCTTTGTCTGTTTCGGCCGAAAGCAAAGAGCAGGCCGACCGGCTCTTCCTGGCGCTTTCCAAAGGTGGCAACGTCACCATGCCAATGGCTCCCACGTTCTGGGGCGATTACTTCGGCATGTGCACCGATGCTTTCGGCATCAACTGGATGATTAGCTTCAACGAGAACCCGCAGGAATAG